The genomic interval CTCGGCATACCATAAAGCCATTTTTAAACCAAAAGTGGTCGGTTCAGCATGCACGCCGTGGGTGCGCCCCATCATCACCGTATACTTATGGGCCAACGCCTTTTCTTTCAGCACATTGATAAAATGCTCCAGGTCCTTCTTCAAAATGTCATTAGCCTGCTTGAGCAAGTAGGACAAGGCCGTATCTACCACATCGGTCGAGGTTAAGCCATAGTGTACCCATTTGGACTCAGGACCCAAAGTTTCGGCCACAGCACGGGTAAAAGCCACCACATCATGGCGTGTGTCCTCTTCAATCTCTTTAATCCGCTGGACATTGATACGGGCATTGCTGCGGATTTTGTGCACATCTTCTTTGGGGATGTGGCCCAGTTCAGCCCATGCTTCACAAGCCAAGATTTCCACTTCCAGCCAGGCCTTAAATTTGTTCTCTTCCGTCCAAATGCGTCCCATCTCTTCTCGGGTATAACGTTCAATCATTCGATTCCCTCCATGTTCCAGATCTTTAGTGCTTTGATTTTGGCCAGCGCTTGGGACGGATCATCAGCCATCACGTTGAGATGACCCATCTTCCGCTTGGGTTTGGCCTCTTTTTTGCCGTACAAGTGCAGTTTAAACGAGGGATCCAGCTGGGGCAAGACATCCAAAACGGCAGCAAGGTGCTCACCTAATATATTGACCATCACTGTAGGCTGAATCAGTGTGGTGTCAGCCAAAGGGAGGTTGCACACCGCCCGCACATGCTGTTCAAACTGGGACGTGCGGCAAGCCTGCTGGGTATAATGCCCTGAGTTATGAGGCCGGGGAGCCAGCTCGTTGACCAGCAATTGTCCGTTGTCCAGAAGAAACAGCTCGATGGCTAACAGACCAACCAATTGGAACGCTTCAGCTAACTTGACGGCAATGGCTTCCGCCTGCTGCTTGATGGCCTCACTCACCCGGGCCGGGGCCATGCTGAGGTGTAAAATATTGTCACAATGAATATTTTCAGCTACGGGAAATGTTTTCAGCTCCCCTTGCGGATTACGGGCCACAATCACTGACAGTTCCTTGACAAAAGGAACAAACTGCTCCAGCACCCACTCCCGTTTTGCCGCTCTGACCCGCCCTTCAGCTTCGGCCACATCACGAGCGGAAGAGAGCACAAACTGCCCTTTGCCATCATAGCCGCCTTCCGCCGTTTTTAACAACGCTGGACGTCCCAAGCAGGCCAATCCGTGACGAAGATCATCTACAGAGCGGACCGGAACATAAGGGGCCACGGCCACACCGGCTGACTCTATGGCGGCTTTTTCTCTGATTCTGTTCTGCGTCGTATAGAGCAGACGGTATCCTTGGGGCAAGTAACTGTTAAGCTCCAGTTGGTTGGCCACTTCAGCGGAGATATTTTCAAACTCATAGGTCAGTACATCCACTTCACAGGCCAAAAGCCGTGCACCTTCCAGGCTGTCAAATGAAGCTGTGATTTGCTTGTCTGCCACCTGGCCGCAGGGACTGTTCTGTGTCGGATCCAGGGTGACCACATGGTAGCCCATCTCCCGGGCACTCAGGGCCATCATTCGCCCCAGTTGTCCGCCTCCTAAAATGCCAATGGCAGATGGAGGCAGAATCACCTTGTGCTGTATGCTTGGAGCAGTGTTGATCAACTCACTCATACTGGACGAGGTCCGCTTCAGCCAGTACCTGTTGGCGTACGGCCTCTCTTCTCTCCTTTAGCTTGTGTTGAATGTGAGGATATTTAATCCCCAATATTTCAGCAGCCAGCAAGGCACTGTTTTTGGCTCCGGCTTTGCCAATGGCCACGGTTGCTACCGGCACACCCCCTGGCATTTGTACAATAGACAATAGAGAATCAAGTCCGTTCAGCGTTGAGGTTTTAACCGGAACCCCGATGACCGGCAGTTCTGTCTT from Caldalkalibacillus uzonensis carries:
- the purK gene encoding 5-(carboxyamino)imidazole ribonucleotide synthase, which codes for MSELINTAPSIQHKVILPPSAIGILGGGQLGRMMALSAREMGYHVVTLDPTQNSPCGQVADKQITASFDSLEGARLLACEVDVLTYEFENISAEVANQLELNSYLPQGYRLLYTTQNRIREKAAIESAGVAVAPYVPVRSVDDLRHGLACLGRPALLKTAEGGYDGKGQFVLSSARDVAEAEGRVRAAKREWVLEQFVPFVKELSVIVARNPQGELKTFPVAENIHCDNILHLSMAPARVSEAIKQQAEAIAVKLAEAFQLVGLLAIELFLLDNGQLLVNELAPRPHNSGHYTQQACRTSQFEQHVRAVCNLPLADTTLIQPTVMVNILGEHLAAVLDVLPQLDPSFKLHLYGKKEAKPKRKMGHLNVMADDPSQALAKIKALKIWNMEGIE
- the purE gene encoding 5-(carboxyamino)imidazole ribonucleotide mutase, with the translated sequence MEKPLVGVIMGSTSDWETMREACLILEELEISFEKRVVSAHRTPDEMFRYAEQAKARGLEVIIAGAGGAAHLPGMIASKTELPVIGVPVKTSTLNGLDSLLSIVQMPGGVPVATVAIGKAGAKNSALLAAEILGIKYPHIQHKLKERREAVRQQVLAEADLVQYE